The Bacillus sp. Y1 genome has a window encoding:
- a CDS encoding FixH family protein: MKKVFLITMIGLLLGGCSLKEDAAELYLKEQPLHAEVVLPERITSEEPVPIKVILTQDGKKVEEVDSLEFEMWKHDDAIQATVEQPDKLEEGIYGINKTFDRDGLYYIKIHASKGDAVIMPQVQIVVGELSKSELEYLQKDLSEKEEGHEHHH; this comes from the coding sequence ATGAAAAAAGTATTTTTGATCACAATGATCGGTTTGTTGCTTGGCGGTTGTTCCCTGAAAGAGGATGCGGCTGAGTTATATTTGAAAGAACAGCCCCTTCACGCAGAGGTCGTTCTACCTGAAAGGATAACGAGTGAGGAACCAGTGCCAATCAAGGTCATTCTTACTCAAGATGGAAAAAAAGTAGAAGAAGTAGATTCACTTGAATTTGAAATGTGGAAACATGATGATGCCATCCAGGCTACGGTTGAACAACCGGATAAACTAGAAGAAGGAATATATGGAATAAACAAAACGTTTGATCGTGACGGACTTTATTATATAAAGATTCATGCAAGTAAGGGTGACGCAGTCATTATGCCACAGGTCCAAATCGTTGTTGGTGAGCTTTCGAAGAGTGAGTTAGAATACTTACAAAAAGATCTTTCAGAAAAAGAGGAAGGACATGAGCACCATCATTAA
- a CDS encoding response regulator transcription factor has translation MLKVLITDDEKQVRMGLRMKIDWEEEGFEIIGEASNGKEALEWLRTMKTDLVITDMRMPIMDGLEFAQRCFEEFPQVKVIVLSGYSDFEYVRGSMQKGVKDYLLKPVAPDELEDILRKIRKETEEEKKKQAEAAQMRHLAITRLQEVQEQYLLYLVKEEWTESSMVKERLRQLHLEDMASESREFRFITVEIRDKNEQAYRLKELWLPFQMMCKEIAHGEKGLYTFYDPSYANMIHFLQVVDKEHDTLPSLVKDIQKNVQNLLHLETVIGLGSVVGGVANLKNGYISSLLAWSKSQLGSRSQIIDASDLQEDDYEFSSDMERKLINAVETANFGLFKENLENLLGRNEAQSIMAFSFLSNRVLFLLGSAARKYDMETRDVQNMMWSCQQSIWELNSFLKVIEQLMELGQLIIEKVRTARFSNGKLIIEGVRQYLDQHYANEISLTFLSEMFHINSAHLSETFKHQVGQNFSDYLLNVRMEKAKEFLKDKQLKIIDVANLVGYSNSGYFSTVFKKHFQQTPVDFRHSYEEKLGRI, from the coding sequence ATGTTAAAGGTACTCATCACGGATGACGAAAAGCAAGTGCGTATGGGGCTTCGGATGAAGATTGATTGGGAAGAAGAGGGGTTTGAAATCATTGGTGAAGCATCTAATGGAAAAGAAGCATTAGAATGGTTACGAACGATGAAAACAGACCTTGTCATCACTGATATGAGAATGCCTATTATGGATGGTCTTGAATTTGCTCAACGCTGCTTTGAAGAATTTCCACAGGTGAAAGTGATTGTACTATCAGGGTACTCTGATTTTGAATACGTCAGAGGTTCAATGCAGAAGGGAGTAAAGGATTATTTATTAAAACCTGTTGCTCCAGATGAACTAGAAGACATATTACGAAAAATTCGTAAAGAAACGGAAGAAGAGAAGAAAAAGCAGGCGGAAGCAGCCCAAATGAGGCATCTAGCCATAACCCGCCTCCAAGAAGTGCAAGAACAATATTTGCTTTATTTAGTAAAGGAAGAGTGGACGGAGTCATCGATGGTAAAAGAAAGACTTCGACAACTTCATTTGGAAGACATGGCAAGTGAAAGTAGAGAATTCCGTTTTATAACAGTCGAAATCAGGGATAAAAACGAACAAGCATATCGTTTAAAAGAACTATGGCTCCCGTTTCAAATGATGTGTAAAGAAATAGCACATGGTGAAAAGGGATTGTATACGTTTTATGATCCTAGTTATGCGAATATGATTCATTTTTTACAGGTTGTAGACAAAGAACATGATACGCTTCCTAGTCTAGTTAAAGATATCCAGAAGAATGTACAAAATCTACTTCATTTAGAAACAGTGATTGGCTTAGGTAGTGTGGTAGGGGGAGTAGCTAACCTGAAAAATGGCTATATTTCTAGTTTATTAGCTTGGAGCAAGAGCCAATTAGGTTCTCGTTCTCAGATTATAGATGCGTCCGATTTACAAGAGGACGATTATGAATTTTCGTCAGATATGGAAAGAAAATTAATCAATGCGGTCGAAACGGCCAATTTTGGATTGTTTAAGGAAAACTTAGAGAATCTTTTAGGAAGAAACGAAGCTCAGTCCATTATGGCCTTCTCCTTCCTCTCGAACCGGGTATTATTTTTATTAGGATCAGCTGCCCGTAAATATGATATGGAAACAAGAGACGTTCAGAACATGATGTGGAGTTGCCAGCAAAGTATTTGGGAATTGAATTCCTTCCTTAAAGTGATTGAACAGCTTATGGAGTTAGGGCAACTGATTATTGAAAAGGTAAGAACGGCCCGATTTTCTAATGGAAAATTAATTATTGAGGGTGTCCGTCAGTATTTGGATCAGCATTATGCAAATGAAATCTCTCTTACCTTTCTATCAGAAATGTTTCATATTAATAGCGCTCATTTGTCAGAAACCTTTAAACATCAAGTGGGGCAAAATTTTAGCGATTATCTCCTGAATGTAAGAATGGAAAAAGCAAAGGAATTCTTGAAGGACAAACAGCTTAAGATCATTGATGTTGCCAATTTGGTTGGTTATTCGAACTCCGGATATTTTAGTACGGTTTTTAAAAAGCATTTTCAGCAAACACCTGTTGATTTTCGTCATTCATACGAAGA
- a CDS encoding cache domain-containing sensor histidine kinase, translating into MFFSLRNRLFLVFTCLLTIPFVIFSFLVPSWFSSVIEEQTQDLTVEMMDQYSLYIQSITTQAEDLGKQILVNPTTLQWMKTDKVSSDVTKNQRLLIRNQMKSLLASMTVNNSNGMSIGVMLNDGTGAWGNNPLLKQENWYKEYMGDGNSFVASHKDPYQPTPGNINSYISPLIDMNTLVSYGIIKVNFPTELLETALNKNKIGQKGHAYLLNKRGENVLTGEIHTPKQVLSTSLTKINKSKENNGLVEVKLNNETYFVFYQKLSVGGWILLSEVTESDLFSKANDLRHRMLTISGFVFLLTILASYMLASNIVSPLGKLAKAMGFIERGDFAGAKRFMPTIKSQNNEVGYLVNVFGHTVDQLKNRIETEYEANIRRRDAEYKALLLQINPHFMNNTLEIIGGLAAQGKNREVMNVSVYLGRMMRYSLNTQNDVVTLGEEMSYIRSYTNILKMRYVDTISITIEEDRLAKHLPIIKFILQPLVENAVKYSFSEKSYADIFIQTKMIDEQLLLLVEDKGVGMSDDMLVDLLHQEDTQKSTSVLQSKGTSIGLRNVLGRLKLYYGEDFSYQIDSTKGIGTKIQLRIKYSGGDPRC; encoded by the coding sequence ATGTTTTTCTCATTACGTAATCGTTTATTTTTGGTTTTTACTTGTTTGTTAACTATCCCATTTGTCATCTTCTCCTTCTTGGTTCCAAGTTGGTTTTCTTCTGTGATTGAAGAACAGACTCAGGATTTAACTGTGGAGATGATGGATCAATATTCGTTATATATCCAATCGATTACCACTCAGGCGGAGGATTTAGGAAAACAAATTCTCGTCAATCCAACGACATTGCAGTGGATGAAGACAGATAAAGTGTCATCGGATGTAACGAAAAATCAAAGGTTATTAATCAGGAATCAAATGAAGAGTCTTCTTGCTTCAATGACGGTTAATAACTCAAATGGAATGTCCATCGGGGTCATGCTCAATGATGGCACAGGTGCATGGGGAAACAACCCCCTTTTAAAGCAGGAAAACTGGTATAAGGAGTATATGGGGGATGGAAACTCGTTTGTCGCGTCCCATAAAGATCCCTATCAACCTACTCCAGGGAATATTAATAGTTATATATCGCCGTTGATAGATATGAATACACTCGTGTCATACGGCATAATCAAGGTGAATTTTCCAACCGAATTGCTTGAGACGGCTTTAAATAAAAACAAGATTGGACAAAAAGGACATGCCTATTTGTTAAACAAACGAGGAGAGAATGTTTTAACAGGAGAGATTCATACACCGAAACAGGTGCTATCGACTAGCCTAACAAAAATCAATAAAAGTAAAGAAAATAATGGATTGGTAGAAGTAAAGTTGAACAATGAAACGTACTTCGTGTTTTATCAGAAATTATCTGTTGGTGGTTGGATTTTACTAAGCGAAGTAACCGAGTCGGATTTATTTTCAAAGGCGAATGATCTGCGCCATCGCATGCTTACGATTAGTGGATTCGTTTTCTTACTTACCATTTTGGCCTCATATATGCTCGCGTCCAATATTGTTAGTCCATTAGGGAAGCTGGCAAAAGCAATGGGATTTATCGAAAGAGGAGATTTTGCCGGTGCTAAGCGATTTATGCCAACGATTAAATCTCAAAACAATGAAGTTGGTTATCTAGTAAATGTATTTGGACATACAGTCGATCAGCTGAAAAATAGAATTGAGACCGAATATGAGGCTAATATTCGGAGAAGAGATGCAGAATACAAAGCCTTGTTGCTACAGATTAATCCTCATTTTATGAATAATACACTTGAAATCATTGGTGGCTTGGCTGCTCAAGGGAAAAATAGAGAAGTGATGAATGTTAGCGTTTATTTAGGACGAATGATGAGGTACTCCCTAAACACTCAAAATGATGTGGTCACTTTAGGGGAAGAAATGAGTTATATTCGCAGTTACACCAATATTTTAAAAATGAGATATGTGGACACCATTTCTATTACGATTGAGGAAGATCGCTTGGCCAAACACCTTCCAATCATTAAATTTATCCTCCAGCCACTAGTGGAAAATGCAGTGAAATACAGCTTTAGCGAGAAAAGCTATGCTGATATCTTCATCCAAACAAAAATGATTGATGAGCAATTACTATTATTGGTTGAAGATAAAGGTGTGGGAATGTCGGATGATATGTTAGTAGATCTTCTTCATCAGGAAGACACACAGAAATCCACAAGTGTCCTACAAAGTAAGGGAACGAGTATTGGTCTCAGAAATGTACTCGGTCGTTTAAAGCTTTATTACGGTGAGGACTTTTCTTACCAAATTGATTCTACCAAAGGGATAGGGACAAAAATCCAGCTGCGTATTAAGTATAGTGGAGGTGACCCGAGATGTTAA